The Henckelia pumila isolate YLH828 chromosome 2, ASM3356847v2, whole genome shotgun sequence genome includes a window with the following:
- the LOC140883539 gene encoding uncharacterized protein isoform X1 encodes MAKTLVLPIVFVLTLLSICFTFSESAAAAPFIVAHKRISQKKVNQNMERVSVSIDIYNSGSDTAYDVTLTDDSWAQEVFDIVTGNTSKSWERLDAGALVSHSFELLSSVKTVYYGAPALITYRIPTKSKLQEAYSTPILPVKILSEAALESKIELVSCFDIYNTSLYWLLPSLLKYFFLLSYNFIVDGWISLWLSRQRGYWQTMVRMFPWLSLSSFL; translated from the exons ATGGCGAAAACCCTTGTTTTGCCGATCGTTTTCGTGTTGACTCTACTCTCCATTTGTTTTACCTTCTCGGAATCGGCGGCGGCGGCTCCATTTATTGTTGCCCACAAGAGAATTTCTCAGAAAAAGGTTAATCAGAACATGGAACGTGTTTCCGTCTCCATCGATATTTACAACAGTGGATCCGA CACAGCATATGATGTAACCCTCACTGATGATAGTTGGGCTCAAGAGGTCTTTGATATTGTGACTGGAAACACTTCGAAATCTTGGGAAAGACTTGATGC TGGCGCCCTTGTGTCACATTCATTTGAGTTGCTGTCTAGTGTGAAAACTGTTTACTATGGTGCACCTGCTTTGATCACTTATCGAATTCCCACGAAGTCTAAGCTACAG GAAGCTTACTCAACCCCTATTCTCCCAGTGAAAATTCTTTCAGAAGCAGCATTAGAGTCAAAAATTGAACTTGTAAGTTGTTTTGATATTTATAACACTTCTTTATATTGGCTTCTGCCATCCTTGCTGAAATACTTCTTTCTTTTGTCTTATAACTTCATTGTGGATGGATGGATCTCATTATGGCTTTCCAGGCAAAG AGGTTACTGGCAAACTATGGTTCGCATGTTTCCGTGGCTCTCATTGTCTTCCTTTTTGTGA
- the LOC140880220 gene encoding valine--tRNA ligase, chloroplastic/mitochondrial 2 isoform X1 produces MAFSRPSLLSSSSSVCHRLNPILFSSIRCRRTIPSRCTFTRFRSRRFFAVAAMESTGVFTSPEVAKAFDFASEERIYKWWESQGYFKPTERGGEPFVVSMPPPNVTGSLHMGHAMFVTLEDIMVRYHRMKGRTALWLPGTDHAGIATQLVVERMLVGEGIKRVDLGREEFTKRVWQWKEKYGGTITNQIKRLGASCDWTREHFTLDEQLSRAVVEAFVRLHNKGLIYQGSYMVNWSPKLQTAVSDLEVEYSEEPGALYHIKYRVAGGSRSDFLTIATTRPETLFGDTAVAVNPEDERYSKYIGKQAIVPMTFGRHVPIIADKYVDKDFGTGVLKISPGHDHNDYLLARKLGLPILNVMNKDGTLNEVAGLYCGLDRFEARKKLWHELEETGLAVKKEAYTLRVPRSQRGGEIIEPLVSKQWFVTMEPLAEKALRAVEKGELKILPERFEKIYNHWLSNIKDWCISRQLWWGHRIPVWYVVDKDPEEEYIVARSEEEALRKAREKHGKNVEIYQDPDVLDTWFSSALWPFSTLGWPDVSAKDFNDFYPTSVLETGHDILFFWVARMVMMGIEFTGTVPFSHVYLHGLIRDSQGRKMSKTLGNVIDPLDTISEYGTDALRFTLSLGTAGQDINLSTERLTSSKAFTNKLWNAGKFVLQNLPGQSDISAWKAIQDFKFDIEKAVLNLPLPECWVISKLHMLIDAVTISYDKLFFGDVAREIYDFFWGDFADWYIEASKARLYNSEGDSLASTSQAVLLYVFENILKLLHPFMPFVTEEIWQSLPYRKEALIVTAWPTTSLPRLDESVKKFENLQALTRAIRNARAEYSVEPGRRIPASIVGNSEVLKYIYEEREVLALLSRLDFHNISFTESPPGDASQSIHLVAGEGLEAYLPLAAMVDISAEVQRLSKRLAKMQTEYDGLMARLSSPSFVEKAPGDVVRGVQQKAAEAEEKLTLTRNQLSFLQSTALIAK; encoded by the exons ATGGCTTTCTCCAGGCCCTCCCTcttatcttcttcttcctccgtATGCCACAGGCTTAACCCAATACTCTTCTCTTCTATACGATGTCGTCGAACCATTCCCTCCCGCTGTACCTTCACTCGTTTCAGGAGCAGACGCTTCTTCGCTG TTGCTGCAATGGAGAGCACTGGCGTATTTACTTCACCGGAAGTAGCAAAAGCATTTGATTTTGCATCCGAGGAACGGATTTACAAATG GTGGGAGTCTCAAGGGTATTTCAAGCCTACTGAGAGAGGGGGTGAACCCTTTGTGGTATCAATGCCACCGCCAAATGTTACTGGTTCACTGCACATGGGACATGCAATGTTTGTGACTCTTGAG GACATCATGGTAAGGTATCATCGAATGAAAGGAAGAACGGCCCTTTGGCTTCCAGGAACGGATCACGCTGGTATTGCTACTCAG CTGGTCGTGGAAAGGATGCTTGTTGGTGAAGGAATAAAAAGAGTTGATTTGGGGAGGGAAGAATTTACGAAACGAGTATGGCAATGGAAAGAAAA GTATGGTGGAACAATCACAAATCAAATTAAGAGACTCGGAGCTTCATGTGATTGGACCAGAGAACATTTTACCTTAGACGAACAGCTGAGTA GAGCAGTAGTTGAGGCATTTGTTAGGCTTCACAACAAAGGCCTAATTTATCAAG GTTCTTACATGGTCAATTGGTCCCCTAAGTTACAGACGGCAGTTTCTGATTTG GAAGTGGAGTACTCGGAGGAGCCGGGTGCATTATATCATATAAAGTACCGTGTTGCTGGTGGTTCAAG GAGTGATTTTCTGACAATTGCAACCACAAGACCCGAAACTTTATTCGGGGATACAGCAGTAGCAGTGAATCCCGAG GATGAACGTTACTCGAAGTACATTGGAAAGCAAGCTATCGTCCCGATGACTTTTGGTCGGCATGTGCCGATTATTGCTGATAAG TATGTCGATAAAGACTTTGGAACTGGTGTCTTGAAGATAAGCCCTGGCCATGATCACAATGATTATCTTCTGGCTCGGAAGCTTGGTCTTCCGATTCTTAATGTTATGAATAAAGATGGGACTCTCAATGAAGTTGCTGGCTTGTACTG TGGTCTGGATCGGTTTGAAGCACGAAAGAAACTTTGGCATGAGCTTGAGGAGACAGGATTAGCAGTCAAAAAGGAGGCTTACACACTGCGAGTTCCAAGATCGCAGCGTGGTGGAGAG ATAATAGAGCCTCTTGTGAGCAAGCAGTGGTTTGTAACAATGGAGCCTTTGGCTGAGAAGGCCCTCAGAGCAGTAGAAAAGGGagaattaaaaattttgccTGAAAGATTTGAGAAA ATATATAATCATTGGCTATCAAACATCAAGGACTGGTGTATAAGCAGACAACTATGGTGGGGACATCGTATACCTGTTTGGTATGTTGTGGATAAAGATCCTGAAGAGGAATACATAGTAGCTAGGAGTGAAGAAGAGGCCCTTAGAAAAGCACGTGAAAAGCATGGAAAAAATGTTGAAATTTATCAAGATCCAGATGTTCTGGACACTTGGTTTTCCAG TGCTCTGTGGCCATTCAGCACTCTTGGTTGGCCAGATGTATCAGCAAAGGACTTTAATGACTTCTATCCTACTTCAGTTCTTGAGACAGG GCATGACATATTGTTCTTTTGGGTGGCACGAATGGTGATGATGGGGATAGAATTCACGGGGACAGTTCCATTTTCACACGTTTACCTTCACGGTCTAATTCGAGATTCTCAA GGACGAAAGATGTCTAAAACACTAGGAAATGTCATAGATCCCCTCGATACAATCAGTGAATATGGAACCGATGCTCTGCGCTTCACTCTTTCTCTAGGAACTGCTGGTCAG GATATAAATTTATCTACCGAGAGGTTAACTTCTAGCAAAGCATTTACGAACAAATTGTGGAATGCTGGCAAGTTTGTGCTCCAGAATTTACCTGGTCAAAGTGATATCTCTGCTTGGAAAGCTATACAGGACTTCAAG TTTGACATTGAAAAGGCAGTGCTCAATCTTCCTTTACCAGAGTGTTGGGTG ATTTCAAAACTCCATATGCTAATAGATGCTGTCACCATAAGTTATGATAAGTTATTCTTTGGTGATGTTGCAAGAGAAATATATGATTTCTTTTGGGGTGATTTTGCTGACTG GTACATTGAAGCGAGTAAAGCTCGGCTCTATAACTCGGAAGGTGATTCACTCGCGTCTACATCACAGGCAGTTCTTTTGTATGTGTTCGAAAACATACTGAAATTATTACACCCTTTCATGCCATTCGTAACTGAGGAGATCTGGCAG TCATTGCCCTACCGCAAAGAAGCTTTGATTGTAACAGCATGGCCGACAACTTCTCTCCCAAGGCTAGATGAATCTGTGAAGAAATTTGAGAACTTACAGGCTTTg ACCAGGGCAATTCGAAATGCAAGAGCGGAGTACTCTGTTGAGCCAGGAAGGCGTATACCGGCTTCTATTGTTGGGAATTCGGAAGTCCTAAAGTATATATAT GAGGAAAGAGAAGTTTTGGCTCTCCTCTCCAGACTAGATTTTCACAATATCAGTTTTACTGAATCTCCCCCAG GTGACGCCAGTCAATCAATTCATCTTGTTGCCGGCGAAGGTTTGGAGGCTTATCTTCCTCTTGCTGCCATGGTAGATATTTCTGCTGAAGTGCAGCGCCTTTCAAAACGGCTTGCTAAAATGCAGACGGAATATGATGGACTCATGGCTCGCCTAAGTTCTCCCAGT TTTGTAGAGAAAGCTCCGGGGGACGTTGTTCGTGGGGTTCAGCAGAAGGCAGCAGAAGCTGAAGAAAAACTGACTCTGACAAGAAACCAGCTTTCTTTTCTTCAATCCACTGCTCTGATCGCCAAGTGA
- the LOC140880220 gene encoding valine--tRNA ligase, chloroplastic/mitochondrial 2 isoform X2, translating to MESTGVFTSPEVAKAFDFASEERIYKWWESQGYFKPTERGGEPFVVSMPPPNVTGSLHMGHAMFVTLEDIMVRYHRMKGRTALWLPGTDHAGIATQLVVERMLVGEGIKRVDLGREEFTKRVWQWKEKYGGTITNQIKRLGASCDWTREHFTLDEQLSRAVVEAFVRLHNKGLIYQGSYMVNWSPKLQTAVSDLEVEYSEEPGALYHIKYRVAGGSRSDFLTIATTRPETLFGDTAVAVNPEDERYSKYIGKQAIVPMTFGRHVPIIADKYVDKDFGTGVLKISPGHDHNDYLLARKLGLPILNVMNKDGTLNEVAGLYCGLDRFEARKKLWHELEETGLAVKKEAYTLRVPRSQRGGEIIEPLVSKQWFVTMEPLAEKALRAVEKGELKILPERFEKIYNHWLSNIKDWCISRQLWWGHRIPVWYVVDKDPEEEYIVARSEEEALRKAREKHGKNVEIYQDPDVLDTWFSSALWPFSTLGWPDVSAKDFNDFYPTSVLETGHDILFFWVARMVMMGIEFTGTVPFSHVYLHGLIRDSQGRKMSKTLGNVIDPLDTISEYGTDALRFTLSLGTAGQDINLSTERLTSSKAFTNKLWNAGKFVLQNLPGQSDISAWKAIQDFKFDIEKAVLNLPLPECWVISKLHMLIDAVTISYDKLFFGDVAREIYDFFWGDFADWYIEASKARLYNSEGDSLASTSQAVLLYVFENILKLLHPFMPFVTEEIWQSLPYRKEALIVTAWPTTSLPRLDESVKKFENLQALTRAIRNARAEYSVEPGRRIPASIVGNSEVLKYIYEEREVLALLSRLDFHNISFTESPPGDASQSIHLVAGEGLEAYLPLAAMVDISAEVQRLSKRLAKMQTEYDGLMARLSSPSFVEKAPGDVVRGVQQKAAEAEEKLTLTRNQLSFLQSTALIAK from the exons ATGGAGAGCACTGGCGTATTTACTTCACCGGAAGTAGCAAAAGCATTTGATTTTGCATCCGAGGAACGGATTTACAAATG GTGGGAGTCTCAAGGGTATTTCAAGCCTACTGAGAGAGGGGGTGAACCCTTTGTGGTATCAATGCCACCGCCAAATGTTACTGGTTCACTGCACATGGGACATGCAATGTTTGTGACTCTTGAG GACATCATGGTAAGGTATCATCGAATGAAAGGAAGAACGGCCCTTTGGCTTCCAGGAACGGATCACGCTGGTATTGCTACTCAG CTGGTCGTGGAAAGGATGCTTGTTGGTGAAGGAATAAAAAGAGTTGATTTGGGGAGGGAAGAATTTACGAAACGAGTATGGCAATGGAAAGAAAA GTATGGTGGAACAATCACAAATCAAATTAAGAGACTCGGAGCTTCATGTGATTGGACCAGAGAACATTTTACCTTAGACGAACAGCTGAGTA GAGCAGTAGTTGAGGCATTTGTTAGGCTTCACAACAAAGGCCTAATTTATCAAG GTTCTTACATGGTCAATTGGTCCCCTAAGTTACAGACGGCAGTTTCTGATTTG GAAGTGGAGTACTCGGAGGAGCCGGGTGCATTATATCATATAAAGTACCGTGTTGCTGGTGGTTCAAG GAGTGATTTTCTGACAATTGCAACCACAAGACCCGAAACTTTATTCGGGGATACAGCAGTAGCAGTGAATCCCGAG GATGAACGTTACTCGAAGTACATTGGAAAGCAAGCTATCGTCCCGATGACTTTTGGTCGGCATGTGCCGATTATTGCTGATAAG TATGTCGATAAAGACTTTGGAACTGGTGTCTTGAAGATAAGCCCTGGCCATGATCACAATGATTATCTTCTGGCTCGGAAGCTTGGTCTTCCGATTCTTAATGTTATGAATAAAGATGGGACTCTCAATGAAGTTGCTGGCTTGTACTG TGGTCTGGATCGGTTTGAAGCACGAAAGAAACTTTGGCATGAGCTTGAGGAGACAGGATTAGCAGTCAAAAAGGAGGCTTACACACTGCGAGTTCCAAGATCGCAGCGTGGTGGAGAG ATAATAGAGCCTCTTGTGAGCAAGCAGTGGTTTGTAACAATGGAGCCTTTGGCTGAGAAGGCCCTCAGAGCAGTAGAAAAGGGagaattaaaaattttgccTGAAAGATTTGAGAAA ATATATAATCATTGGCTATCAAACATCAAGGACTGGTGTATAAGCAGACAACTATGGTGGGGACATCGTATACCTGTTTGGTATGTTGTGGATAAAGATCCTGAAGAGGAATACATAGTAGCTAGGAGTGAAGAAGAGGCCCTTAGAAAAGCACGTGAAAAGCATGGAAAAAATGTTGAAATTTATCAAGATCCAGATGTTCTGGACACTTGGTTTTCCAG TGCTCTGTGGCCATTCAGCACTCTTGGTTGGCCAGATGTATCAGCAAAGGACTTTAATGACTTCTATCCTACTTCAGTTCTTGAGACAGG GCATGACATATTGTTCTTTTGGGTGGCACGAATGGTGATGATGGGGATAGAATTCACGGGGACAGTTCCATTTTCACACGTTTACCTTCACGGTCTAATTCGAGATTCTCAA GGACGAAAGATGTCTAAAACACTAGGAAATGTCATAGATCCCCTCGATACAATCAGTGAATATGGAACCGATGCTCTGCGCTTCACTCTTTCTCTAGGAACTGCTGGTCAG GATATAAATTTATCTACCGAGAGGTTAACTTCTAGCAAAGCATTTACGAACAAATTGTGGAATGCTGGCAAGTTTGTGCTCCAGAATTTACCTGGTCAAAGTGATATCTCTGCTTGGAAAGCTATACAGGACTTCAAG TTTGACATTGAAAAGGCAGTGCTCAATCTTCCTTTACCAGAGTGTTGGGTG ATTTCAAAACTCCATATGCTAATAGATGCTGTCACCATAAGTTATGATAAGTTATTCTTTGGTGATGTTGCAAGAGAAATATATGATTTCTTTTGGGGTGATTTTGCTGACTG GTACATTGAAGCGAGTAAAGCTCGGCTCTATAACTCGGAAGGTGATTCACTCGCGTCTACATCACAGGCAGTTCTTTTGTATGTGTTCGAAAACATACTGAAATTATTACACCCTTTCATGCCATTCGTAACTGAGGAGATCTGGCAG TCATTGCCCTACCGCAAAGAAGCTTTGATTGTAACAGCATGGCCGACAACTTCTCTCCCAAGGCTAGATGAATCTGTGAAGAAATTTGAGAACTTACAGGCTTTg ACCAGGGCAATTCGAAATGCAAGAGCGGAGTACTCTGTTGAGCCAGGAAGGCGTATACCGGCTTCTATTGTTGGGAATTCGGAAGTCCTAAAGTATATATAT GAGGAAAGAGAAGTTTTGGCTCTCCTCTCCAGACTAGATTTTCACAATATCAGTTTTACTGAATCTCCCCCAG GTGACGCCAGTCAATCAATTCATCTTGTTGCCGGCGAAGGTTTGGAGGCTTATCTTCCTCTTGCTGCCATGGTAGATATTTCTGCTGAAGTGCAGCGCCTTTCAAAACGGCTTGCTAAAATGCAGACGGAATATGATGGACTCATGGCTCGCCTAAGTTCTCCCAGT TTTGTAGAGAAAGCTCCGGGGGACGTTGTTCGTGGGGTTCAGCAGAAGGCAGCAGAAGCTGAAGAAAAACTGACTCTGACAAGAAACCAGCTTTCTTTTCTTCAATCCACTGCTCTGATCGCCAAGTGA
- the LOC140883539 gene encoding uncharacterized protein isoform X2 yields the protein MAKTLVLPIVFVLTLLSICFTFSESAAAAPFIVAHKRISQKKVNQNMERVSVSIDIYNSGSDTAYDVTLTDDSWAQEVFDIVTGNTSKSWERLDAGALVSHSFELLSSVKTVYYGAPALITYRIPTKSKLQEAYSTPILPVKILSEAALESKIELAKRLLANYGSHVSVALIVFLFVSLMVSKPNASKASKKKR from the exons ATGGCGAAAACCCTTGTTTTGCCGATCGTTTTCGTGTTGACTCTACTCTCCATTTGTTTTACCTTCTCGGAATCGGCGGCGGCGGCTCCATTTATTGTTGCCCACAAGAGAATTTCTCAGAAAAAGGTTAATCAGAACATGGAACGTGTTTCCGTCTCCATCGATATTTACAACAGTGGATCCGA CACAGCATATGATGTAACCCTCACTGATGATAGTTGGGCTCAAGAGGTCTTTGATATTGTGACTGGAAACACTTCGAAATCTTGGGAAAGACTTGATGC TGGCGCCCTTGTGTCACATTCATTTGAGTTGCTGTCTAGTGTGAAAACTGTTTACTATGGTGCACCTGCTTTGATCACTTATCGAATTCCCACGAAGTCTAAGCTACAG GAAGCTTACTCAACCCCTATTCTCCCAGTGAAAATTCTTTCAGAAGCAGCATTAGAGTCAAAAATTGAACTT GCAAAG AGGTTACTGGCAAACTATGGTTCGCATGTTTCCGTGGCTCTCATTGTCTTCCTTTTTGTGAGCCTCATGGTTTCGAAGCCAAATGCTTCCAAAGCAAGCAAGAAAAAACGTTGA